The window CCCGCAGCCGTGACGATTGTAGGCGCGGCGAAGCCGGCAACTCCGTTAGAGAGTGTGTCGAAGCTCGCGCCGTTCTTGAACCCAGCCTGGAAGGCCCTGCTGGAGGCGCCGGCCACATTTTGGCCGCTGGTTGGATTGGCAGGATTCGCGCTGATTGCAGGATTCAGGATAGGTTGGCCGGTGATCGGATCCGTTTCGCCGGTTGGCTTCTCAGGTCCATTCAACGTGAATCCAACATTGGTCGGTGCATTGTTCAGGAAGTTGTCCGCCACAGTCGCGGGAAATACATCTGTGAAGAGTCCAAAGCCGCCGCGGACTACCGTGCTGCTATCCGGGCCAAAGGGCGACCAGGAGAAGCCGACACGCGGATTCACCGCTATCGCCTGGAAGCCAGGGAACGCCTGATGCTGGCCAGACGTCAACAGGGTGGAATAAGAGGTTGTAGGACTGGTATTCAAGGAGTTGAACGCACCGTTCGTATAGGAATAGCAGTTTGTGCCACAAGTTGGGTTGGAGTCGTGCTCCAGGCGGACCCCAGCAGTCAAGGTCAAATTCTGGCGAAGCTTCCAGGTGTCTTGGCCATAACCCGCAAGGTTGTAGAGACCAACGGGCTGGGTGTTCCGAAGCGGAAACTGCTGAGTATACTGTTCCAGCCCATTTCCGGCGGCGAAGTCCCCGGTTTCGTCAGCTTCGACAAAAGGAGTCGTGTTAATCGAGGGGCTGTAGTCCGTTACATTATCACGCCGGAAGTAGGCACCGAACTGGAAGGTATGACGACCGTGGGAGATGCTCACATCGTCGCTGAACTGATAGTTCGTTACGTTACGGCCTTGGGGCCAGTCGTCGTCCTCCCCGCCGAGGGTTGTGAAACTGCCCCCAAGGTTTGTAAAGTTAAGCTCGTAAGGAACAAGCGCGTTGGCTGCGGCAAGATTAGTGTTCGTAAAGACTGAGCTGTACCAGATCACGCCGAACAGGAACTGGTTACTGATATTTGAATTGACAATGTGCGTCTCTCCAAGAGTTCCCTCAAACGATGGCTGAGGGCTATCGGCGTTGAAGATCGGGTTGATAGGATCGGTCCAGGTCGCTTGTACACCCTTGTCCCACTTGAAGTGCCCGAAGGCGGTGTCCTTATCGGTAAGTTTCAAGTCCACACGAGAGGTAAGCAGGAACTCGTGCGTGAAGTTCCCAGCCGTGGCCGTATACGTTACCGCATTTGGGTCGGTGGTAGACTGAGTCGCCGTCGAATAGCCAGGAGCACTCTGATAGACGTTGAAAAGCTGTTTGTAAAACGCCTGGTCTGCTGCCGGGGCAGAAGCGATCGCATTGGCAATGTACGTCGCGTTGGGCGCAAACACCGTGGTAGAGGTCGGCAGTACTACGCGCAGACCTTCATAATCGACAAAGAAGAACAGGCGATCTTTCAAAATCGGGCCGCCGATTCTCCCTCCAAACTGGTTCACGTTGTCAAAGGACCGCGGCGTCAAATCCGGAGTCTGATTACGGAAGTAGCTGTTCGCATTCAGGATCCTCCCGTTCCATTGATAAACGGCATTACCGTGAAACTTGTTCGTGCCTGAGATTGTGATCTCATTGACCTGGGCGCCGCCTAAGCCGCCAAATTGAGCACCGTAAGCGTTCGAGGTCACGTTGACCTCGGAGACCTCGTTCGTGCCCAGCAGCAGGTTCGTTGCTCCGGAGTTATTAAGATTCAGGAATGGGTCGTTCTCATACGAGCCATTTAAGGTGAAGGTGTTTGAGGTGGCTGGCAGACCGAAGACCGAGAAGTTTCCGTCGCCGCCCGACGTATTTATGACTGCACCAGGAGAGACCTGCGCCACGTAGGTCAGATCGTTTCCTGGATTGGGCAGATTCGCGACCTGGGCTTGCGAGATCGAAGTAGAAAGATCGGCGCTATCGGTATGGAGCAGCGAAACATCTTCGCTCGAGACTTCAACCATGACACTGTTTGAGCCGATCGCGAGTTTAATATCGCCTGAAACAACCTGGCCGATAGATACGGTCACATTCGTCGAAGTTCTTTCGAATCCTGCAGCCGAGACTTCGACCTTATAGTTGCCGGGTTTGAGCAATGGAGCGCGATAGTTGCCATTGGGGCCTGAGGCTAAAGTCTGCTTAAAGCCGGTATCGCTGTTCGTTATGAAGATCTTCGCATTTGGCACAGCAGCACCGGTAGAATCCGTCACGATTCCCGCAATATCGCCGGCAGTCGTTGATTGAGCATGTAAAGCAACTGGAGTGGTTAAAACACAGATGGCGCCCGAACCAAGGAGCGCCAAACTTAGAGATAGTATTGAGGGCCCGTGAAGATATTTCATGGCAACGTGCAATGCAATTCAATTGCCATACGCGTTGCTCTCGTCAAATCTGCGGTAAACCACTATTTATCTGTGGTTTAGGTTTGGCTGCATTGCCGGAAAACTCGCTTGGAATATCCACACCGTTTTGAACACTTGTAAGTTCCATTTACGACGATTAGATCCCAAGCGAGTGCTCGAACGGTTCGGCATTAGACGTACACAGAAGCGGTAAGTTTCGAATCGATGACCTCCCTCCTTCAATTCTGACATTTTTTCTGTCGCAAATTGTCTCACGATTTATGGGTACATTTGAGGGATAGGCGGGAAGTCCCATGTTTTGAATGCGTTTTCAGTGAACTTCATCGTTTCTCCATATTTTGTCAAAAAAGTGGAAACTTTTACTTTATAAATACAAAAAACAGAATAATTGTCAGAGTTTTGTTCAAGTAATTCTCGGCTAGAACGGTGCTGCTGCATTGCTCTCGACAAAATCGACTGTCACACGAAGGCTTCAAAAAACTCGACGCAGCACTCGGTCTCGAACACTTACGCCTCCGGGCTCCCGTCTGCCACAAGCTTTGCAATCACCGACGTTAGGCTTGTGGCGCCTGTGATGTGTTCCGTGCCGGGCACACCGAAATGAATCCATCCCGAGTTGAAGCCATCGACCATCTCGGCGCGGGGTTCAGTCCGACCTTCCGGCATACCTTGCCCGACAAAGAATTCCGCCCACTTCTCACGCGGGACGGCAACCGCTTCGATGGTGCGTCCGAGTGAACTGCTCAGAGCTCGTGCAATATCGTTAGGGGAATACTGCTCAGGACCGGCAATCTCAATGTACCGAGTGCCAGCCCACTCCTGACGCAAGACATCCGCCCCGACCTTGCCAATATCAGCCGTAGCAACCAGCGAGAATTTGCGATCCAAGGGATAAAGGTTAGAGAAGATCTTTCCTTCTGACTGCGCGGTGGTAATGTCCCATGCATGATTTTCCATGAACCAGCCAGCCCTCAGGAATGCGTGGGCGATGGGCAGATCTCCAAGCGTTTGCTCCAGGAGATGCGAACTGGTGATAAGTCCCAGCCCGCTGGGTTGGTGGGCTCCGATCGAGGAAAGATATACCGCTTTCTTCGGC is drawn from Edaphobacter lichenicola and contains these coding sequences:
- a CDS encoding carboxypeptidase regulatory-like domain-containing protein, translated to MTDSTGAAVPNAKIFITNSDTGFKQTLASGPNGNYRAPLLKPGNYKVEVSAAGFERTSTNVTVSIGQVVSGDIKLAIGSNSVMVEVSSEDVSLLHTDSADLSTSISQAQVANLPNPGNDLTYVAQVSPGAVINTSGGDGNFSVFGLPATSNTFTLNGSYENDPFLNLNNSGATNLLLGTNEVSEVNVTSNAYGAQFGGLGGAQVNEITISGTNKFHGNAVYQWNGRILNANSYFRNQTPDLTPRSFDNVNQFGGRIGGPILKDRLFFFVDYEGLRVVLPTSTTVFAPNATYIANAIASAPAADQAFYKQLFNVYQSAPGYSTATQSTTDPNAVTYTATAGNFTHEFLLTSRVDLKLTDKDTAFGHFKWDKGVQATWTDPINPIFNADSPQPSFEGTLGETHIVNSNISNQFLFGVIWYSSVFTNTNLAAANALVPYELNFTNLGGSFTTLGGEDDDWPQGRNVTNYQFSDDVSISHGRHTFQFGAYFRRDNVTDYSPSINTTPFVEADETGDFAAGNGLEQYTQQFPLRNTQPVGLYNLAGYGQDTWKLRQNLTLTAGVRLEHDSNPTCGTNCYSYTNGAFNSLNTSPTTSYSTLLTSGQHQAFPGFQAIAVNPRVGFSWSPFGPDSSTVVRGGFGLFTDVFPATVADNFLNNAPTNVGFTLNGPEKPTGETDPITGQPILNPAISANPANPTSGQNVAGASSRAFQAGFKNGASFDTLSNGVAGFAAPTIVTAAGKLHYPTYEEYSFQVEQALDPKKQTVLSLAYVGNHGYHEPVQNQSVNAFGVNNGSPGFDGPINFTGLPTTAPNQSFGAVNEVGNGAVSNYNGLLVGVSRHTKSLTLNFNYGWSHALDEISNGGILGFGQFGANYLTPVNPNNLKQNYGNSDYDTRQNITASYVYMLPYFGGPKLLTEGWQVSGTVFHHTGFPFSVVDGALQASNFGGSGFPGFLAAQVNGVKSCGGSAIFNTATGVTANPCAIANPGNFVDPTGFGQQRRNQIVAPSYTNTDFSILKGFKMPIPHSDTGRFQVGAQFFNLFNHPNFGTPINDLANPNFGAITTTVSTPTSILGSFLGGDASPRLIQLKGTITF
- a CDS encoding NmrA family NAD(P)-binding protein, with translation MYAIMGITGRVGGAIAENLLAQGKRVRAIVRNPEKAAQWRDRGAEVAAADFDDSNALASAFEGTDGVFLMVPPNFAPALGFPETRKTLASYRAALLKALPKKAVYLSSIGAHQPSGLGLITSSHLLEQTLGDLPIAHAFLRAGWFMENHAWDITTAQSEGKIFSNLYPLDRKFSLVATADIGKVGADVLRQEWAGTRYIEIAGPEQYSPNDIARALSSSLGRTIEAVAVPREKWAEFFVGQGMPEGRTEPRAEMVDGFNSGWIHFGVPGTEHITGATSLTSVIAKLVADGSPEA